From Pelotomaculum schinkii, one genomic window encodes:
- the menB gene encoding 1,4-dihydroxy-2-naphthoyl-CoA synthase encodes MNKFPWEKLNRKYEDVIYETYSGIAKITINRPEVRNAFRPKTVMELIDAFTIAREDDKIGVIILTGANHGQGPDKEAFCSGGDQRVRGHGGYVGDDQIPRLNVLDLQHLIRITPKPVIAMVNGYAIGGGHVLHIVCDLTIASENAKFGQTGPKVGSFDAGYGAGYLARIIGHKKAREIWYLCRQYTAREALEMGLVNTVVPFSQLEEETVKWAKEILKHSPTALRFLKASFNADTDGLAGLQQLGGDATLLFYTTEEAKEGRDAFKEKRNPDFQQFPKFP; translated from the coding sequence ATGAATAAGTTTCCTTGGGAAAAATTAAACCGAAAGTATGAGGATGTTATTTACGAAACATACAGCGGAATTGCCAAAATCACAATTAATCGTCCGGAAGTCCGCAATGCCTTCCGCCCCAAAACCGTGATGGAACTTATTGATGCTTTTACCATAGCCCGTGAAGATGACAAAATAGGGGTCATCATTTTAACAGGCGCCAACCATGGACAAGGTCCGGATAAAGAAGCTTTTTGTTCGGGTGGCGACCAGAGGGTACGCGGACATGGGGGTTATGTGGGAGATGACCAGATTCCCAGGTTAAATGTTTTGGATCTGCAGCATTTAATACGCATTACACCAAAACCTGTTATTGCCATGGTCAATGGATATGCCATTGGCGGGGGACATGTACTGCATATCGTTTGTGATTTAACCATAGCATCTGAAAATGCTAAATTCGGCCAGACAGGACCTAAGGTGGGTTCTTTTGATGCAGGATATGGCGCTGGTTATTTAGCGCGCATCATCGGTCATAAAAAAGCACGCGAGATTTGGTATCTTTGCCGTCAATATACCGCCAGGGAAGCTCTTGAAATGGGATTGGTCAACACGGTTGTTCCCTTTAGCCAATTGGAAGAAGAGACGGTAAAATGGGCGAAAGAAATTTTAAAGCATTCACCTACCGCCCTGCGTTTCCTTAAAGCATCCTTTAATGCCGATACGGACGGTTTAGCCGGTTTGCAGCAGCTGGGCGGAGATGCGACTTTGTTATTTTACACAACAGAGGAAGCCAAAGAAGGACGGGATGCTTTTAAAGAAAAACGCAATCCTGATTTTCAACAGTTTCCTAAATTTCCGTAA
- the menH gene encoding 2-succinyl-6-hydroxy-2,4-cyclohexadiene-1-carboxylate synthase, whose protein sequence is MFITINKIRYHLEIRGTGKPIICLHGFSENLSTWESIQLADHQMILIDLIGHGESKKPYSRQAYYWKVIIRDLNKLALKLGLKKYSLLGYSMGGRIALAYALAYPQEIDKLILESASYGECGLIKRLKRRRNDLNLAKNIRRNGIEWFNRYWSGLDIFTTQALLPKAIIDQISARRLLNIPHALSNTLLGSGQGKFPCFKNQICKLSMPALYINGEYDLKYEHVGLEFKKLNSNIKHEIIKGVGHNTHIENPHAFIAVIKQFL, encoded by the coding sequence TTGAAATAAGAGGTACAGGAAAGCCAATAATCTGTTTGCATGGTTTTTCGGAAAACTTAAGCACCTGGGAATCGATACAATTAGCGGACCATCAAATGATTTTGATAGATTTGATCGGACATGGAGAAAGTAAAAAACCTTATTCCAGGCAAGCTTATTACTGGAAAGTAATAATCAGGGATTTAAATAAGCTCGCTCTCAAATTAGGCCTCAAAAAATACTCGCTATTAGGCTATTCTATGGGTGGACGAATTGCCCTGGCCTACGCCCTGGCTTATCCTCAAGAGATAGACAAACTTATTTTGGAAAGTGCATCTTATGGGGAATGCGGCTTAATCAAGCGGTTAAAACGACGCAGAAATGATTTGAATCTGGCAAAAAATATCCGGCGAAATGGAATAGAATGGTTTAACCGTTACTGGTCCGGATTGGACATTTTTACCACTCAAGCCCTGTTACCCAAAGCTATTATCGATCAAATAAGTGCAAGACGTTTATTGAATATCCCTCATGCCCTGTCAAATACTTTGCTGGGCAGTGGACAAGGGAAATTCCCATGTTTTAAAAATCAAATCTGTAAGCTGTCAATGCCTGCTCTATACATCAACGGGGAATACGACTTAAAATACGAGCACGTCGGTCTTGAGTTTAAAAAATTAAATTCAAATATAAAGCATGAAATAATCAAGGGCGTAGGGCACAATACGCATATTGAAAATCCTCATGCTTTTATTGCAGTTATAAAACAATTCTTATAA